In Cervus elaphus chromosome 7, mCerEla1.1, whole genome shotgun sequence, the following proteins share a genomic window:
- the POU5F1 gene encoding POU domain, class 5, transcription factor 1 has protein sequence MAGHLASDFAFSPPPGGGGDGPGGSEPGWVDPRTWMSFQGPPGGSGIGPGVVPSAEVWGLPPCTPPYDLCGGMAYCAPQVGVGPVPPGGLETPQPESKAGAGVESNSEGASPDPCAAPAGAAKLEEEKLEPNPEESQDIKALQKDLEQFAKLLKQKRITLGYTQADVGLTLGVLFGKVFSQTTICRFEALQLSFKNMCKLRPLLQKWVEEADNNENLQEICKAETLVQARKRKRTSIENRVRGNLESLFLQCPKPTLQQISHIAQQLGLEKDVVRVWFCNRRQKGKRSSNDYSQREDFEAAGSPFAGRPVSFPLAPGPHFGTPGYGGPHFTTLYSSVPFPEGEAFPSVSVTALGSPMHSN, from the exons ATGGCGGGACACCTCGCTTCTGACTTCGCCTTCTCGCCCCCGCCGGGCGGTGGAGGTGATGGGCCGGGAGGGTCAGAGCCGGGCTGGGTTGATCCTCGGACCTGGATGAGCTTCCAAGGGCCTCCCGGTGGGTCGGGGATCGGGCCGGGGGTTGTGCCCAGCGCCGAGGTGTGGGGGCTTCCTCCGTGCACCCCGCCCTATGACTTGTGCGGAGGGATGGCCTACTGTGCGCCGCAGGTTGGAGTGGGGCCGGTGCCCCCAGGCGGCCTGGAGACCCCTCAACCCGAGAGCAAGGCGGGAGCCGGGGTGGAGAGCAACTCCGAGGGGGCCTCCCCGGACCCCTGCGCCGCCCCCGCAGGCGCCGCgaagctggaggaggagaagCTGGAGCCGAACCCTGAGGAG tccCAGGACATCAAAGCTCTTCAGAAAGACCTTGAACAATTTGCCAAGCTCCTAAAGCAGAAGAGGATCACCCTAGGATATACCCAGGCCGATGTGGGGCTCACCCTGGGGGTTCTCTTTG GAAAGGTGTTCAGCCAAACGACTATCTGCCGTTTTGAGGCTTTGCAGCTCAGTTTCAAGAACATGTGTAAGCTGCGGCCCCTGCTGCAGAAGTGGGTGGAGGAAGCTGACAACAACGAGAATctgcaggag ATATGCAAGGCAGAGACCCTTGTGCAGGCCCGGAAGAGAAAGCGGACAAGTATTGAGAACCGAGTGAGAGGCAACCTGGAGAGTCTGTTCCTGCAGTGCCCAAAGCCCACCCTGCAGCAAATTAGCCACATCGCCCAGCAGCTCGGGCTGGAGAAGGAT GTGGTCCGAGTGTGGTTCTGCAACCGTCGCCAGAAGGGCAAACGATCAAGCAATGACTACTCCCAACGAGAGGATTTTGAGGCTGCTGGGTCTCCTTTCGCAGGGAGACCCGTATCCTTTCCTCTGGCGCCAGGGCCCCATTTTGGTACCCCAGGCTACGGGGGCCCTCACTTCACTACGCTGTACTCTTCGGTCCCATTCCCTGAGGGTGAGGCCTTTCCCTCGGTGTCTGTCACCGCTCTGGGCTCTCCTATGCATTCAAACTGA